Part of the Crossiella cryophila genome, CTCGGCCCGGCGCACCGCGGCCAGCGCGGCCCTGGCGGCGGCCACTCTGCCTGGCGACACACCGGATTCCGGGGTCACCCTGGTCGGCTGCGGGGTGATCAACCGGGAGGTGCTGCGGTTCCTCCGGGTGGTGCGGCCCGAACTGCGCGCGGTGACCGTGTTCGACCTGGACCGCGAGCGGGCGGCGGCCTTCGCCACCTGCAGTGACCCGGACCTGACCGTCACCGTGGCCACCGACCTGGACCAGGCCCTGGCCGCGAACCGGTTGATCTCCTTCGCCACCACCGCTTCCGTGCCGCACGTGGACCTCAGCGCCTGCCACCCTGGCACGCTGGTGCTCGGGCTGTCCCTGCGCGATGTCACCATCGACGGGGTGCTGGGCGCGGTGAACATCGTCGACGACCACGACCACGTGTGCCGCGCGGCCACCTCGCTGCACCTGGCCGAACAGCACCTTGGCCACCGCGAGTTCATCACCGGTGCGCTCGGCGACCTGCTCGACACCGGCACCAACCACCGGCGGGACCCGCACCGGGTGACCCTGTTCTCCCCCTTCGGTCTCGGCGTGCTCGACCTGGCCGTGTCCGCGCTGGTGCTGCGGGTCGCGCGGGAGTCCGGGCTCGGGGTGGAACTCACCGACTTCCTACCCGCCGAGGAGGCCGCCTTGAGTTCCACCGGCTGATCCACCACGGCACGAAGGCCCCGTCGCGAACGACGGGGCCTTTTCCTTGTGTGCCAGTGATTATCCGGACATCAGATGAGCCCGGCGCGGACCGCGCGGGCCACCGCGTGCGAGCGGTTGCGCACCTGGAGCCGGGCCATCAACTCATAGATCACGTTCTTCACGGTGTGCTCGGAACAGGACAGCGAACGGGCGATCGCGGCGTTGCCGTGCCCGTCGGCCATCAGGGTCAGCACGGCGGTCTGCCGCGCGGTGAGTGTGCGGGGTGCGGTGACCACCGCGGTCTCCGGTCCGGACAGCAGCCGGGCCAGCACCTCCGAGGGCAACCGGCCGTCGCCGTGCCGGGCCGAGTGCACCGCGGCGACCAACTGGTCGGCGGTGGTGCGCCGGGTGTGCAGCAGCACGCTGACCCCGGTGCGCACCGCGCGCAGCACGCCGGCCGGTGCGAAGGTGTCGGCCAGCACCATCAGCCGCCTGCCCCGCCCGGGTTCGGTGACTGGAAGTGCCTGCTCCGGGGTGGTGAGGGCGGCGTCAAGGGCCTCCTCCACCGTGCCGCCGACGGCCAGGGTCACCGTCGGCTCCGCCGGGTCGACGGTGATGCCCGCGCGGGACAACAACTCCAGCGCCCCGGCCCGGACCGTGGCATCGGTCGCGTCCAGCCGCACCCGCAGCTGCGCCACCGCGGTCACAACAGACCTGCCCGCAGCGCGTAGGCCACCGCGTGCGCCCGGTTGCGCAGCCGGAACCGGTGCGTGATGTCGTGCACCACGCTGACCACGGTCCGCGGCGAGTAGCACAGCTCCTGGGCGATCTCCCCGGTCTCCCGCCCGTCCGCGACCAGCCGCAGCACCTCGCGTTCCCGCTCGTTGAGCGTCACCCCGCCGACCCCGGCCCGCGCCACCGGCCGGGCGCGGTGCTCCAGCAGCGAGTCCAGCAGATCCGGCGGCACCGTGCAGTCACCGCCGGCGGCGGCCAGCACGGTGCGGGCCAGCCGGTCCGCGCTGGCCTCCCGGCGCCGCAGCAGGCCGCGGGCGCCCGCGGCGATGGCGTGCAGGGCTTCCGCCGGTTCCAGGTCGGTGGCCACCAGTACCACCTCCGGCCGGTCCGGGCCGTTCCTGGTCTCCCGCACCAGGTCCAGCACGGCCTCGGCCACCGCGTCCACGATCACCACGGTCACCTCCGCCACCTCGGCCGGGCCCGCCACGGCCACATCCGGGCAGCTGTGCAATGCACCGGTCGCGCCGGCTTCCAGCATCGGGTCCATCGCGACGACGCTGACCCGCACCGGCTCACCCATCCGGTCCCTCCTCGGTCGTGTTGCCTCCTGTTGACAAGCCAATACGTGGCCGACCGACGGCACATCGGGTCCGACCACCCACATTTCCGCCACCCACGTACGCGACCACCCACAATCTCTCCCTACCGACCGGTCGGTAGGGACGCGGGACCACGGCCACATCGCACAAAAGCCCAGCGGTCTGTTACCTTGACTCCAGACGCCAACTAACCAACTAGTTGGATACGACAGCCCGGAGGTCAGGAATGATCACCTACGACAAGCTCTACGTCGGCGGCCAGTGGGTCGCGCCGGAGATCGCCGAACCGATCGTGGTGGTCTCCCCACACGACCGGCCGGTAGTCGGACACGCCGCCCAGGCCACCCCCGCCGATGTCGACCGCGCGGTCAGCGCCGCCCGCGCCGCCTTCGACCACGGCCCCTGGCCGCACACCACCCCCGAACACCGGCAGGCCCTGATCGCCCGGTTCAACGAGCTGCACGCCCAGCGCGCCACCGAGATCGCCGAGCTGGTCACCGCCGAGAACGGCACCCCGTCCTGGTTCACCAGCTCACTACAGACCGCGATGGCCGAGCAGACCAACGCCTACCTGCGCGCCGCGGCGGAGTTCGGCTGGGAGGAGCGGGTCAGCACCCCCAACGGGCCTGGCCCGATCGTGCGCCGGGAGCCGGTCGGCGTGGTGGCCGCGGTCATCCCGTGGAACGCCCCGCACCAGTCCGCGCTGGTCAAGATCGTCCCTGCCCTGCTGGCCGGGTGCGCGGTGATCCTCAATGCCTCGCCGGAGACCGCACTGGACGCCCTGCTGCTGGCCGAGGTCTTCGCGGCGGCCGGACTGCCCGATGGCGTGCTGAGCATCCTGCCCGCGCACCGGGGGGCCAGCGAGTACCTGGTCGCGCACCCGGGTGTGGACAAGGTCGCCTTCACCGGATCCACCGCCGCCGGACGCCGGATCGCGGCCATCGCGGGCGAGCAGCTCAAGCGGGTCAGCCTGGAGCTGGGCGGCAAGTCCGCGGGCATCGTGCTGGCCGACGCCGACCTGCCCACGATGCTGAGCCAGCTGCCGTTCGCCTCCTTCGGCAACAACGGCGAGTCCTGCGGTTCGATCAGCCGGCTGTTGTTGCCGCGCAGCAGGTACGAGGAGTTCGTGGACGCGATCGCCGGTGTGGTCGGGGCCATCCCGGTTGGCGATCCGCGGGACCCGGCCACCTTCATCGGCCCGATGGTCACCCCGGCGCAGCAGGAACGCGTGCGCGGCTACATCCGGCTGGGCATCGCGGAGGGCGCCCGCCTGGTCGTCGGCGGACCCGAGGAGCCCGAGGGCCTGACCGGCGGGAACTACGTGCGTCCCACGGTGTTCGCCGAGGTGCGCAACGACATGCGGATCGCCCGCGAGGAGATCTTCGGCCCGGTGCTCTCGCTGATCGCCTACGAGACCGAGGAGGAGGCGATCCGCATCGCGAATGACTCCGACTACGGCCTCTCCGGCGCGGTCTGGTCCGCCGACCAGGATCGCGCCCTCGCGGTGGCCCGGCGGCTGCGCACCGGCGGTGTGCTGGTCAACGGCGACCCCGGCGGTTTCGACGCGCCCTTCGGCGGCTACAAGGCCAGCGGGCTCGGCCGGGAGATGGGTGTGGCAGGGCTGTCCGGGTACGTCGAGCTGAAGACGATCAACGCCTGACCGCGGCGGCCACCGTGCCGCCCTCGTGCAGCACGCAGGGCAACAGCAGGCGATGGCCGGAGTCCGGACTCCGGCCGGCCAGCAGCTCGAGAAGCACCCGCACCGCGGTGGCGCCCAGCTCCTCGCGTGGGATGCGGAACATCGACCAGTCCACCGCCGAGTCGCCGCCACCCTGGCTGGGATCGTTGTCCCCCAACAGGATAATCGACAGGTCACCCGGCACGTCGAGCCCGGCCGCGGTGGCCCGCGCGTGCAATCCCTCGGCCATCGCGGTGGTCTCGACCAGCACCCCGGTCACCTGCTCGGCGACCAGTGCCTGCCACGCCTGGTCCGGGTCTTCCTGTTGCAGTACAAGGGGTGTACGCCGGTGGCGGCGGGCGGCCACCTCATAACCGCGCCGCCGGTCCACGGTGGGTTCGTGGTCCCCGGCCAGGCCCAGCAAGGCGATCCGCCGATGTCCCAGTCGCCACAGCCGGTCGTAGCACTGCCGGGTCGCCTCGACGTAGTCCGCGCCGACGTAGGCGATCGGTCCGGCCGGGGACTCGCGGCGGCCGATGAAGACGAACGGGAACCGCTCCCGCGTCAGCCGGGCCAGTTCGGCCGGATCATTGTGCCGCCCCAACAGGATGCTGCCGTCGGCGATGCCCAGCCGGTTGGTCCCGTTCTCATACACCTGGCGGCGGCCGGCGCGGCGGCCGGAACTGGTGAACAGCAACAGGTCATAGCCCTGGGCCTCGGCCTCCTCCTCGATGCCGCGCAGGATCGGGCGGTAGAAGTCGGCGCCGCCGGAGGGGAAGACCGACTCGTAGCTGAACACGCCGAGGATGTTGTTCCCCTTGCCGCGCAACCGCCTGCCCATGATGTCCACGGTGTACCCGGTGCTGCGCAACGCCTCCTGCACCCTGGCCCTGGTCTCCGGCGCGATCCGCACGTCACTGGATCCGTTGAGCACCAACGAGACCATCGCCTGGGACACACCGGCGACACGCGCTACCTCGGCCTGGGTGACCCGCTGCCTGCTCACCCCTCAGTCCGCCCAGCCGGGCCAGGTCAGGGTCACCAGCTCGCGACCTGCGGCGCCCGGATCCGCTGTCAGGTCAGGGTTGTGGCCGTGCTCGCGGAGCACCCGGCCGACCTCGGCCGCGGATTCCGTTGGCAGGCACAGGCGTCGCCGGGTGGTCTCGACCAGTTCGGCGAAGTCCCGGGGCTCGAGTCCGGGTGGTCGCCGCCAGCGGGCGACGTGCGGGTGCACGCCGAGTTCGTCCAGCGCGGCCAGCAGATCATCGGCGGTGGGGCCCTCTGGGCGGGTGATGCCGTGGAAGTGCCGCCACAGCGGGTTGAGGTCGATCAGCGGGTGCCGGGTCGCGGTCTCCAGCACCACCTCGCGCCGGGCGGCCGCGGTGAGGGCGGCGATGAACGGGGCGAGGTCGGGCACGTTGAACACCACGTTGCCGCACACCACCACATCGGCGGCCCCGGCCCGCATGGCCAGATCCGGCCAGCGGCCGCGCAGCCCGCGCGTTGGCACGCCGAGGGATTCCGCGCTCTCAACGCAGGCGGCGAGCAGGTCGGCGTCGGCGTCCACCGCGGTGAACCCGGTGACCAGCCCGGCGGCCAGCAACGGCAGGCTGCTCGCCCCGGCCCCGGCGCCGATGTCCAGCAGCGACCCGGATTCCGCCAGCGCGGCCCTGGCCTGGTCGTGGGTGGCCCCGGCGGGTGCGGCGAGCTGGGCGGCGGCGCGGCGGCGGAACACCTGACGCGGCAACACCCACGGCGATTCGGCGGCCCCGGCCAGCACGTGCGCCGGGATGGCCCAGTCCGCGAGCTGCCGGGCCCAGCGTTGTTGTGCGGTGCTCACCGGGCAAGCATAGGGCCGGGGCCGCGGGCTCCTCGCCCCGCGGCCCCGGCCCGTTGATGCTATGCGGCCAGCGCCTGCGTGTCAGCCTTGCGCAGCTGACGGTCCAGCAGCAGGCCGAACACACTGGCCAGCACCGTCCACAGGGTGGCCAGCTGGATCAGCGAGTACAGCCGGAACTGCCAGAGCAGCGGGGCCGGGATGTCCGCCGGGATCGGGTCGTTGTTGGCGGGCAGCAGGATGACCACCAGCGCCAGCAGGACCACAGTGGACAGTCCGGTCAGCACGAGCCGGACCGAGCGGTCAAGACCCTTGCGGGCCAGGAAACGGTTGAACCACGGCGCCAGGTTGGCCAGCACCAGGCCCGCGACGATGACCGCCAGGTACAGCAGCGTGCGTTCCTCCACAGTGGACGGATCGCCGACGCCGGGCGGGTTGGCCGGGTACTTCAGGCCGGGCAGCAAGGAGATCGTCAGGAACCCGACCCCGCCCAGCAGCAACGCGCGGTCCAGGTCGGCCCGGCCGGGCAGCCGGTGGCGCAGCCGCGCGAAGGCGACCGCGAAGACCAGGCCGATGGCCAGCCCGATCACCACGGTGGCCAGCAGCCCGCCGACGAGCTGGGTGCCCCGGTCGAACAGCTCCTCGTGGTGGTCGCCCGCCGAGGGTTCGGCCGGGCGGGCCTCCTCCACGGCGAGTGCGGCCTCCAGGGGGATCTCGGTCAGGAAGTACTGCACCGCGGCGCCTGCCAGCCCGGCGATCACGCCGGCCAGCCCGCCGCGGAGCAGCGTGGACCCGAAGGTGGGACTAGTCATCTGCGGGTCCCCGTTCAGTGGCACGGAACGCCGAGCGCGTGGCGCCCGTCGTGCGCGAACTCGTGGATCAGCTCGGAGCTGTGCGCCAGCAGCAGACCGTTCTCCTGCAACAGGACGTACAGGACGATCAGCGCGGCCGCGGCGACCAGCCAGGACCAGGCTGGCACCGCGATGGCGGTCGGTCGATCGGGGGA contains:
- the sbnB gene encoding 2,3-diaminopropionate biosynthesis protein SbnB, translated to MLILGNDTVRRVLDGRELEVLAAVRQAYVQHARGETALPHSVFLRFPDDTRNRIIGLPAYLGGAQAVAGMKWISSFPGNVSLGLQRASAAIVLNSMRTGNPVALLEGSTISARRTAASAALAAATLPGDTPDSGVTLVGCGVINREVLRFLRVVRPELRAVTVFDLDRERAAAFATCSDPDLTVTVATDLDQALAANRLISFATTASVPHVDLSACHPGTLVLGLSLRDVTIDGVLGAVNIVDDHDHVCRAATSLHLAEQHLGHREFITGALGDLLDTGTNHRRDPHRVTLFSPFGLGVLDLAVSALVLRVARESGLGVELTDFLPAEEAALSSTG
- a CDS encoding response regulator transcription factor; this encodes MTAVAQLRVRLDATDATVRAGALELLSRAGITVDPAEPTVTLAVGGTVEEALDAALTTPEQALPVTEPGRGRRLMVLADTFAPAGVLRAVRTGVSVLLHTRRTTADQLVAAVHSARHGDGRLPSEVLARLLSGPETAVVTAPRTLTARQTAVLTLMADGHGNAAIARSLSCSEHTVKNVIYELMARLQVRNRSHAVARAVRAGLI
- a CDS encoding response regulator transcription factor, whose protein sequence is MGEPVRVSVVAMDPMLEAGATGALHSCPDVAVAGPAEVAEVTVVIVDAVAEAVLDLVRETRNGPDRPEVVLVATDLEPAEALHAIAAGARGLLRRREASADRLARTVLAAAGGDCTVPPDLLDSLLEHRARPVARAGVGGVTLNEREREVLRLVADGRETGEIAQELCYSPRTVVSVVHDITHRFRLRNRAHAVAYALRAGLL
- a CDS encoding aldehyde dehydrogenase produces the protein MITYDKLYVGGQWVAPEIAEPIVVVSPHDRPVVGHAAQATPADVDRAVSAARAAFDHGPWPHTTPEHRQALIARFNELHAQRATEIAELVTAENGTPSWFTSSLQTAMAEQTNAYLRAAAEFGWEERVSTPNGPGPIVRREPVGVVAAVIPWNAPHQSALVKIVPALLAGCAVILNASPETALDALLLAEVFAAAGLPDGVLSILPAHRGASEYLVAHPGVDKVAFTGSTAAGRRIAAIAGEQLKRVSLELGGKSAGIVLADADLPTMLSQLPFASFGNNGESCGSISRLLLPRSRYEEFVDAIAGVVGAIPVGDPRDPATFIGPMVTPAQQERVRGYIRLGIAEGARLVVGGPEEPEGLTGGNYVRPTVFAEVRNDMRIAREEIFGPVLSLIAYETEEEAIRIANDSDYGLSGAVWSADQDRALAVARRLRTGGVLVNGDPGGFDAPFGGYKASGLGREMGVAGLSGYVELKTINA
- a CDS encoding LacI family DNA-binding transcriptional regulator, whose amino-acid sequence is MSRQRVTQAEVARVAGVSQAMVSLVLNGSSDVRIAPETRARVQEALRSTGYTVDIMGRRLRGKGNNILGVFSYESVFPSGGADFYRPILRGIEEEAEAQGYDLLLFTSSGRRAGRRQVYENGTNRLGIADGSILLGRHNDPAELARLTRERFPFVFIGRRESPAGPIAYVGADYVEATRQCYDRLWRLGHRRIALLGLAGDHEPTVDRRRGYEVAARRHRRTPLVLQQEDPDQAWQALVAEQVTGVLVETTAMAEGLHARATAAGLDVPGDLSIILLGDNDPSQGGGDSAVDWSMFRIPREELGATAVRVLLELLAGRSPDSGHRLLLPCVLHEGGTVAAAVRR
- a CDS encoding class I SAM-dependent methyltransferase, encoding MSTAQQRWARQLADWAIPAHVLAGAAESPWVLPRQVFRRRAAAQLAAPAGATHDQARAALAESGSLLDIGAGAGASSLPLLAAGLVTGFTAVDADADLLAACVESAESLGVPTRGLRGRWPDLAMRAGAADVVVCGNVVFNVPDLAPFIAALTAAARREVVLETATRHPLIDLNPLWRHFHGITRPEGPTADDLLAALDELGVHPHVARWRRPPGLEPRDFAELVETTRRRLCLPTESAAEVGRVLREHGHNPDLTADPGAAGRELVTLTWPGWAD
- a CDS encoding CbtA family protein; amino-acid sequence: MTSPTFGSTLLRGGLAGVIAGLAGAAVQYFLTEIPLEAALAVEEARPAEPSAGDHHEELFDRGTQLVGGLLATVVIGLAIGLVFAVAFARLRHRLPGRADLDRALLLGGVGFLTISLLPGLKYPANPPGVGDPSTVEERTLLYLAVIVAGLVLANLAPWFNRFLARKGLDRSVRLVLTGLSTVVLLALVVILLPANNDPIPADIPAPLLWQFRLYSLIQLATLWTVLASVFGLLLDRQLRKADTQALAA
- a CDS encoding CbtB domain-containing protein — translated: MSASAASPDRPTAIAVPAWSWLVAAAALIVLYVLLQENGLLLAHSSELIHEFAHDGRHALGVPCH